The sequence AAGCCTTCACCCCTATGCGGACATGCAGATAACCGAGGGAGTACGCCGCCCTGCCTCGATCTCTTCTCCCCCATCTCTCCATTGCTCCACCTAGCCCGCCATTGGCTCTCTTGAGGTACACCAACCGTGTCAACTACGCGCTtcgacgcagctgcgtaGGCGTCCCCGCACTCTCCCTGTCCTCCGCgttcctccttccccacccTTCCCTTCTCATCCCCCTGTTTatcgttttctctctctgactgGCTGGCATGGTCTACGcgtacgtctctctctctctctccctctgtggcAATTGCTCCCCCCCCTCAGTACACAATGCGCgaacacacccacgcaccttCCCGCCTTACTCACCGTGCTTCTCACTCACTGCGTCACCCGCCATCACTACATGGGCACGATTACTCCTCCCTCAGCGCCTACACCAGCGCATCTTTACCACTCGAGGGTGTCGTAATGGAGGTGACTGTCATATACTCTGGCATTTGTGTGCAGAAGAGCGGTGAATGATGTCGAgtctcgcttctcttctctcgccccctccccctcactctccttcccccccccccccccgaagCGAGCAAGTCGAGATCAGCTgaacccccctctccccactgAAGGGAAATACACACCAGTCATACGACTGCATCTTCAACAATGGCTGGATCTCACACCACATCCTGTGCGCCACATTCGAGCTTCTCACACAAGCCGGACCGGATCTCGGGGAGGGGTTAATGCGATAACTTACTCGCATCCCATCTGCACGAGGGGACCCCATGGGAGGCCCCGCCCAGTCGAGCTGTGttacccccttcccccacaaCGCAGTCATCATAAAGCTCTTGTGAAGTGAAGTACGCCTCCCAGACGTGTGCATTACCCAGCGCGAAAACGACGAGCGCAGGGGGCCCCTCAAAGTCTTCTCTGCCTAGCGGAGGGACGGGCGAGCGAAGAGAGCTGCCCGCTGCATTGGGACGAGTTGTAGGGGCTTAGGACGCTCCAGTCCTACATTGCCTTCCACGAGCCCGGATGCGGGCTGGAGCACACCGAGGGCGACCTGTGGCGGCTCTGCCAGCGTCTCCTCGGCGACTAACAACCGACTGGGCGACGAGGTCGTGTCGGCTCCGGAATTCCGCACCGCCTTGTGTGAGGTGCGAGCTGAGACTGCCGCACTGCGTGCGCACGCCCCACAGCAGTGCCCGCCTGCCGACTCGCCGCAGCAATGGCCGCCGCCCTACGGGGGATGCCGCACCCGCATTCGTCGTGTACACGACACGAggtgcgcaggaggcgagCGCGGCACCGAGCCCTCTCCTCGGATCGGCTTTCACCGtagtggaagagaagaagggacgTCTCAGACGGCGGCTCCCCCTCTGGCCGCGACAAGCCAGCCGCTGGCTGGAAAAGAGCATCGTTACGCAGCCGCGGGAGCTCGTGCTCGACGAGTGTGGAGGGGTGACGGAGCTGATTGCGTCCTTGTTGCAGGTGCTTCTTCCCCTGCACCTGCGGGCGCACTTTAGCATGTGAACCAGAGGCGGCTCCGTGCAAAAGCGACGAACGTGCACCCAACGGACTTGGCCGCTGGACCAGCGGTGATGCAGATGGTGGCAGGCAGCATTGGTCTGCcatcctctgtgtgtgtgtgtgtgcgaggcGACTCGCCTCTAGCGATCACGTGAGCGTGTGGATCAACAGCGCCCAACTGACGGGTGGTCGACACGGGCGGTGGGGACGGCCCTGCAGGCGACTCGACGCGCCGGGAAAAAGGCCGGCAGCACTTTTTGAGCAGCAAGCGAGACTGGGCGTCTCCCATAGGCACGGGCTTGCTGGCGTGGCGTTGGCCGACAGACGTGCACCAAACTGAGAGCTGCTTCAATTGAGTCACTGCCACGAGAAGAACTGGAGTGGCTTCTGGGTCGCTTTTGGTCTCCCCCCCCGAGTACTGCTGAGGCCTTTTCACACATTTTCGAATGTCTCTCACGATGACGCGTCGCCTGCTTTATAAAGACAAACGCGAggtctcctctctgccttgcGGGTGGATTTGCCTCAAGCTGCACAATGTGAACTTAGCGCGTGGCATCAACGAGCAGCATCAATCAGGCTACGCTGCGTCACGCATCTTCAGGCGTCCACCACAGAGTACGACCTTCATAAATGTGCAACACCACCGGGGTGGGGCAACGGCGTGCGTTCATTGGCGCACGAAGCCGACAGCCCTCGCCAGTAGCCCTTTAGAGGGGGAGGCGTCAGGCGCAGGCAGCGTGAACGCGGTCGAGCTGTGCGCGGTTTGCTGCGCTCTTCCAGCACTCAAGGAGTCGCCGAGTGGCAGCGGTAGACGTTCATGCATGTGGTCAATACGTCAGGCCTCTCTGTCTTCGGTAAAGACGACGCACGCGGTCATGCGGCTAATGCCGAGATGCCCACATTGATGACAGGCTTCCCGTACGCGGTGACGGTTCAACTCATCAACTCGGCCGACAATTTCGCATACGGCCCGAGCCGCGACCCCGCGTACCACCCAATAAAGGTGTCTAACGAACGACATGGGGAAGCGCGAGGCACGATGGTCAAGGGAGCGGGTGGGCCCCATGCACGTTGGTAGAAGTCGCCGAAGAGACGATCAGCAGTTCGGTGCAAGTTGAAGTACACAAATCTGCCTTTCCCTACCTGGCGACGTCCGGCAGGTGTTGGTGGCATCGCCCTTCACCGATTCCAAAAATAGGAATGGAGCCCCTCTCACTTCATTGAGCtgacttcccccccctctcttcacgcatttccttccctccccccgcgtGTGACTATTTTCTGCCCACGCTGATACGCGAtcagagggaaagaggcgaggTGAGGTGCAGGAGTGAGAAGGAACATGGAGTGTGACGGATGTGAGGGCTCTCAACACATCCAGTGGAGCtccctgcagctgcacacctgtgcgctctctcgctctccttcatcGCTTGGCTCCTGCCGTcatctgtctctctcttcctcttgggTTCCACTCTTTCCCTTTACTCATCAACGCGGGAGAGGCATTGCCTCCACGCCCCAAAACGATAATGCTTGAGCTGCTccatcgacagcagcagaggcactAAAAGGCCACCAGCCCCTGGCGCGAGAGTgcctgctgccacagcagaAATCGATAATGTTGCACGAGCGTGGGCCCGGGGCCGGCCCTTTGCCACGAGCATCGCAGCCATCAGGAACATTTTCGCTGTCGCGCGATGTGGCCGCTGCTCATCACCGCGCTTGCCTGACAACCAGCGGCCTCTTCGCGGGCAGAAGAGCCACAGAGGCCCCCGTGTGCCCACCCGCCCTGAACACGAAACCTGCACCGACGACTCGGCTGTGCAATACCGCTGATTGTCCGTCCATCAAGTGCCCGCCGCTGTGGACGATACTGCCGGATGTCGGCGGAGCTGCGAGTGCATTCTTGTCTTGCGTGCACAACACCAGCGGCCTCATTACAGCCGCTACCGCTACGTCGCAATATCCGTCGACGtggcaggcgctgctggaggagacGCAGGCGACTACAGCGTACTCGGCCAGTGTGCAGCAAGCCAAGCAACTCCTCAGCGACTTTGAGCGCTACCAGTGCAGCGTCGgtgccccacccctcacccACGACCAGCGGTGTGCGGCATGCCCACTGGACAGCTTtgaaagcggcggcggtgctgcttgcACTACGAGCCGGCCTCACCTAGATGTGAGTGCCCTGGGGTCGTGTGGCGCCCCTTCAGCGGCCATCTCGACTGGGGCATGTGGCAGCGTAGGCAATGTCGCCACTGggcacgctgcgcagccgctccaggcatcaccatcatcatcgtcgtATTTCAATTTCCAACTTGACCCCGCCGCCTTCGAGCTCGCGAGGCAGCGTTCGCTGGAGATGCTCTACTGTAATGCCGAAGCACGCACCGCGTACGCAGCACAGGGGCTGCAGCTCTCACGAGCGGTGTGCACGGAGCTGTTGAAGCAGCCGAGAGTGGCGATCGACGACGTGGTCGCCATGGAGGGCCCATCAATCCACCCTACGAATACCGCAGAGACACAGAGTGATAGAGAGGTGTTTTCATCTGCGGCACAGACTGGCGATGAGCTGCGGACCTCGCATACCTCCGCGTCGCCGTTAGTGGCTAATGACACCGGGCCGAAGAGAAAGCAGTCGCTtgttgctgcggtgccggtgaTGAGTGAAGTGGAGCGGGTGGCTGccacggcagaggcggagcgtGCCTTGTCCCTTCTCTACACCATCCGCGCCGTACGGCGGCAGACGGAGGATCTGACcatgcggctgctgcatGCGTGCGGTGAGTGGGGTTGCTGGTCGACGCCTACTGCCAATTTCGGCCCCGCCTCGGATCAGATGCGCGCGTCgtcgccttcttcaccgCTGCCAGAGTGCCCACAACGCAGGCAGTGCTTGTTTGCTGACCTCTTCATGCCGGAATCCCTGACGTCGACCACATTTCGCACGCCGCCGTCTGAGTCGCTGCCGGGAGTCAGCGACGGCTCCTCCAAAGCACACCTGCTAGCTCTCGGCGAGGCGGATTATACTGACACGGCGCGGCTCAGCGCTGTGGGCGCCTTCGCCAAGGAGTCCGTCTGCCGTCGCGAGAGGGCGTGCCGAGTGCTGCGGGAAGCgctacagcagcaacagcagcggtggtcgCTGTCCACTACGGCAACTTCCGCTGACACCACTACAgcccctgctgctggtgccgcttTCTTAGAGATGgctgtggcgccgccgcagcgtgcggtgccgccaccaccgccgacgtcTGTGCAGCTCGAGGTTTATGCTCTGCAACAGGGGGCTCTCCGAGGCTCTATTTGCCCGTGGCGTGAAAGGGCTGCGGCGATGACTACAACGAGTGTTCTGAAGGCCGCTGACGCGTCACCGGtaagagaggcagcggcaccgtgcGGCCCCGCGCAGCAGGAGTTGTACAATCGGTCTACCCAGCGACGGCAGCTCCAGGACAGCTATGATGTGCCccatgcagctgcagtgcagtgTCACCACATGAGCACCCACTCGCCCACTGGCAAGCAGCTAGAGGTGCAGCCTCGCGAGACGACCGCCACATTCATTGAGGATGTTGCCGCCAGGGCAGTGACCCATACGGCACGCGGCACGTCCGAGGTGGTGTCTGATGCATCTCCGGAGGTTtg comes from Leishmania panamensis strain MHOM/PA/94/PSC-1 chromosome 6 sequence and encodes:
- a CDS encoding hypothetical protein (TriTrypDB/GeneDB-style sysID: LpmP.06.0730); translation: MLHERGPGAGPLPRASQPSGTFSLSRDVAAAHHRACLTTSGLFAGRRATEAPVCPPALNTKPAPTTRLCNTADCPSIKCPPLWTILPDVGGAASAFLSCVHNTSGLITAATATSQYPSTWQALLEETQATTAYSASVQQAKQLLSDFERYQCSVGAPPLTHDQRCAACPLDSFESGGGAACTTSRPHLDVSALGSCGAPSAAISTGACGSVGNVATGHAAQPLQASPSSSSYFNFQLDPAAFELARQRSLEMLYCNAEARTAYAAQGLQLSRAVCTELLKQPRVAIDDVVAMEGPSIHPTNTAETQSDREVFSSAAQTGDELRTSHTSASPLVANDTGPKRKQSLVAAVPVMSEVERVAATAEAERALSLLYTIRAVRRQTEDLTMRLLHACGEWGCWSTPTANFGPASDQMRASSPSSPLPECPQRRQCLFADLFMPESLTSTTFRTPPSESLPGVSDGSSKAHLLALGEADYTDTARLSAVGAFAKESVCRRERACRVLREALQQQQQRWSLSTTATSADTTTAPAAGAAFLEMAVAPPQRAVPPPPPTSVQLEVYALQQGALRGSICPWRERAAAMTTTSVLKAADASPVREAAAPCGPAQQELYNRSTQRRQLQDSYDVPHAAAVQCHHMSTHSPTGKQLEVQPRETTATFIEDVAARAVTHTARGTSEVVSDASPEVWAPAPPSLLSPPAAVPDMLSRVPSSLAEQHSSTVSSRSSHASPPSEAPLISSVQLAEDCTRAWVNLPTALEASASSSPSPPRRADFLRAAVTSPIDTEISERGAGVPAQQAEQPAVEDTSSRCTKGKPELAVRIEVQATTENTDGSHAAACASSANPTQVTDVLRTSLSSSSLTNFPPSAALDAHDVVGAMPKVYEASRSLHTAARLSTHPETVAGPRREGQHRKGRRRRRGDRRGNTAVAELEDPVRRHLTRLTSQHQKREECDVATPLSTELTPQDLRAAAAAARLHATSSGSAISNAATAPPPAVARHGAHVLAGFVAPSSCSVVRAVSTAAAAANADQPDGGEEPRASQQPHQPPSRTISSTAPPPLPFASSFPAPQAAIFALWPPPHSVLADAAPSHSPMSSMKLPEGGSERVGNASIATPSLAALAPVSTAHPGLTPTSGPPLLSLHKPKLADGGGPAGVTKLPQRQRHRNFFSRLFSCGG